One window of Medicago truncatula cultivar Jemalong A17 chromosome 2, MtrunA17r5.0-ANR, whole genome shotgun sequence genomic DNA carries:
- the LOC25488274 gene encoding DNA repair protein XRCC3 homolog codes for MSTAAQNLVHELHQKTEKCSVGCPVLDRYLAGGIPTKSVTELVAESGSGKTQICLQLVLTAQLPPSHGGLSASSLYIFTEYPFPIRRLKQLSRSFLSSNPGVGTDPLDRVFLRGIYSAEKFVDFLPDIEILLTYWKSRLRPVRVIVVDSIAALFRSEFENSMLDLKRRSSLFFKISGGLKTLAERFGLVVVVTNQVVDLIEENEGLRIGNFSNLYSSGRRVCPALGLSWANCVNSRMFLSREEFGEGSRKLRTFRVVFAPHLPQCCSEFVITGEGVFGVEMGQRNGV; via the coding sequence ATGAGCACAGCGGCGCAGAATCTAGTGCATGAGCTCCACCAAAAAACCGAGAAATGCAGCGTAGGGTGTCCCGTTCTTGATCGCTACCTCGCCGGCGGCATCCCCACAAAATCAGTGACCGAACTCGTCGCCGAAAGCGGAAGCGGTAAAACCCAAATCTGCCTTCAACTCGTCCTCACGGCTCAGCTTCCACCCTCCCACGGCGGCCTCTCCGCTTCATCACTCTACATATTCACCGAATACCCTTTCCCCATCCGTCGCCTCAAACAACTCTCCCGCTCTTTCCTCTCATCTAATCCCGGAGTGGGAACTGACCCTCTCGACCGCGTTTTCCTCCGTGGAATTTACTCTGCGGAGAAATTCGTTGATTTTTTACCTGACATTGAGATTTTACTCACTTACTGGAAATCGAGGTTGCGTCCGGTTAGAGTTATCGTAGTTGATTCTATTGCTGCTTTGTTTAGATCTGAATTTGAAAACTCTATGTTGGATCTTAAACGTAGATCGTCCTTGTTTTTCAAGATTTCTGGTGGGTTGAAAACGTTGGCGGAGAGGTTTGGGTTGGTTGTGGTTGTTACAAATCAAGTAGTTGATTTGATTGAGGAGAATGAAGGTCTGAGGATTGGGAATTTTAGTAACTTGTATTCTTCGGGTAGAAGGGTTTGTCCTGCTTTGGGTTTGTCATGGGCTAATTGTGTGAATTCTAGAATGTTCTTGTCGAGGGAGGAATTTGGGGAGGGTAGTAGGAAATTGAGAACATTTAGGGTTGTTTTTGCTCCTCATTTACCTCAATGTTGTTCTGAGTTTGTTATTACAGGTGAAGGTGTTTTTGGTGTAGAGATGGGTCAAAGGAATGGTGTatga